In Brachypodium distachyon strain Bd21 chromosome 2, Brachypodium_distachyon_v3.0, whole genome shotgun sequence, one genomic interval encodes:
- the LOC100840617 gene encoding acyl transferase 7, which produces MAAAAAAKPVPVERLAQRLVAPAGPTPEGPLRLSWLDRYPTQMALIESLHVFKPDMAREGDSPARAVERALARALVDYYPLAGRLAVSDAGELQVDCRDGGVWFIEAAVRCRLEDVDYLEYPLAVDKDELLPHPRPKPTHEEESKLILLVQVTTFDCGGFVVGFRFSHAVADGPGAAQFMGAVGELARGAGRISVPPAWGRDAIPDPAGALVGRLPEPAGAKRLEYLAIDISADYINHFKAQFAAATGGARCSAFEVLIAKAWQSRTRAAGFDEESPVHLSFAMNARPLLHARLPSGGAGFYGNCYYIMRVSSTAGKVASSSMADVVKIIKEGKKRLPSEFARWAAGEMAGVDPYQITSDYRTLLVSDWTRLGFAEVDYGWGPPAHVVPLTNLDYIATCILVKPWAHKPGARLITQCVTPDRVAAFHDAMVDTN; this is translated from the exons atggcggcggcggcggcggccaagccCGTGCCCGTAGAGCGGCTCGCGCAGCGCCTGGTCGCGCCGGCGGGGCCGACGCCGGAGGGCCCGCTCCGCCTGTCGTGGCTCGACCGCTACCCGACCCAGATGGCTCTCATCGAGTCGCTGCACGTGTTCAAGCCCGACATGGCCAGGGAAGGGGATTCccccgccagggccgtggagCGGGCCCTGGCGAGGGCGCTTGTCGACTACTACCCGCTGgccggccgcctcgccgtGTCCGATGCCGGCGAGCTGCAGGTGGACTGCCGCGACGGTGGGGTCTGGTTCATCGAGGCCGCCGTCAGGTGTCGGCTGGAGGACGTCGACTATCTGGAGTACCCTCTCGCCGTCGACAAGGACGAGCTGCTCCCCCACCCGCGCCCCAAGCCCACCCACGAGGAAGAGAGCAAGCTCATCTTGCTCGTCCAG GTGACGACGTTCGATTGCGGCGGCTTCGTGGTGGGGTTCCGCTTCAGCCACGCGGTGGCGGACGGGCCAGGGGCGGCGCAGTTCATGGGCGCGGTGGGGGAGCTGGCGCGCGGGGCGGGCCGCATCTCGGTGCCCCCGGCGTGGGGCCGCGACGCCATCCCGGACCCGGCCGGCGCGCTCGTGGGCCGCCTCCCGGAGCCCGCCGGCGCCAAGCGGCTCGAGTACCTCGCCATCGACATCTCCGCGGACTACATCAACCACTTCAAGGCCCAgttcgcggcggccacgggcgGGGCCCGGTGCTCGGCGTTCGAGGTGCTCATCGCCAAGGCGTGGCAGAGCAGGACACGCGCCGCGGGCTTCGACGAGGAATCCCCCGTCCATCTCTCCTTCGCCATGAACGCGCGGCCGCTCCTCCACGCGCGCCTCCCTTCCGGGGGCGCGGGATTCTACGGCAACTGCTACTACATCATGCGCGTCTCCTCCACGGCCGGTAAGGTGGCCTCGTCCTCCATGGCCGACGTCGTCAAGATCATCAAGGAAGGGAAGAAGCGGCTGCCTTCAGAGTTCGCGCGGTGGGCCGCGGGGGAGATGGCCGGCGTGGACCCGTACCAAATCACCTCCGACTACCGGACGCTGCTCGTCTCCGACTGGACCCGGCTGGGCTTCGCCGAGGTGGACTACGGCTGGGGCCCGCCGGCCCACGTCGTGCCGCTCACGAACCTGGACTACATCGCCACGTGCATCCTCGTCAAGCCCTGGGCGCACAAGCCAGGCGCGCGCCTTATCACGCAGTGCGTCACGCCCGACCGCGTGGCCGCCTTCCACGACGCCATGGTGGACACCAACTAG